The following proteins come from a genomic window of Corynebacterium sp. P4-C1:
- a CDS encoding methionine ABC transporter permease, with protein sequence MNATNELILAAGGFDWDRLGPTYFDAIADTLFMVVITMIVGGFFGLILGLFLYTTREGNVLQNKFVYWVLNILVNFFRPIPFIIMIAMLYAVTLAVVGTTIGREAATFVMCVTATFTVARIVEQNLVAIDPGVIEAARAMGAGPWRIIRTVIIPEALGPLILGFTFIFIAVIDMSAMAGYIGGGGLGDFAIVYGYRAYQPAVTWLAVITIVIIVQLAQLLGNYLSRKVMRR encoded by the coding sequence ATGAACGCGACGAATGAACTGATTCTCGCCGCCGGCGGATTCGACTGGGACCGCCTCGGCCCCACCTACTTCGATGCGATCGCCGACACGTTGTTCATGGTGGTCATCACCATGATCGTGGGCGGTTTCTTCGGCCTGATCCTCGGCTTGTTCCTGTACACGACCCGCGAGGGCAACGTGCTGCAGAACAAGTTCGTCTACTGGGTGCTCAATATCCTGGTGAACTTCTTCCGGCCGATCCCGTTCATCATCATGATCGCGATGCTCTACGCCGTGACTCTCGCGGTGGTGGGCACGACCATCGGCCGTGAGGCCGCCACCTTCGTGATGTGCGTGACCGCCACGTTCACCGTCGCCCGTATCGTGGAGCAGAACCTCGTGGCCATCGACCCGGGCGTGATCGAGGCGGCGCGCGCGATGGGCGCCGGCCCGTGGCGCATCATCCGCACCGTGATCATCCCGGAGGCGCTCGGCCCGCTGATCCTCGGCTTCACCTTCATCTTCATCGCCGTGATCGACATGTCCGCCATGGCGGGCTACATCGGCGGCGGCGGTCTGGGTGACTTCGCCATCGTCTACGGCTACCGCGCCTACCAGCCGGCCGTCACCTGGCTCGCCGTGATCACCATCGTGATCATCGTCCAGCTGGCGCAGCTTTTGGGCAACTACTTGTCGCGCAAGGTCATGCGCCGGTAA
- a CDS encoding sucrase ferredoxin, whose protein sequence is MSVDRRPMCSDVEVEPLPGTAKQAGVYVLFEYPGPWSHDILDGDTFGAELTAKLKAHMKETGASLQLIRHPTREGREIDDHHLYIVFSDIGVTEVLHVDGPEAILDLDLSGPGRNGGQTRLAPLLLVCTHAKRDRCCAVKGRPLVNELERRYPFKKTGDVVWETSHVKGHRFAPALLLMPWGYSFGRMNLEATEAMLAAAMRAQYFVPGNRGRGTLTPPEQAAEIAVAAHLQREGEDVAYGQLTVDHAEVGEETASISLIDAATARTFTASLRKKEAAGVISSCGDEPKTGSYWGVESVTGA, encoded by the coding sequence ATGTCTGTCGACCGCCGTCCAATGTGCTCTGATGTGGAAGTCGAGCCTCTGCCCGGCACCGCGAAACAAGCGGGCGTGTACGTGCTGTTCGAGTACCCGGGGCCGTGGAGCCACGACATTCTCGACGGCGACACCTTCGGCGCGGAGCTGACTGCGAAGCTGAAGGCGCATATGAAGGAAACGGGCGCATCGCTGCAGCTCATCCGCCACCCCACCCGCGAGGGCCGCGAGATCGACGACCACCACCTCTACATCGTTTTCTCCGATATCGGGGTCACGGAGGTCCTCCACGTCGACGGGCCGGAGGCGATCCTCGACCTCGACCTTTCGGGGCCGGGGCGCAACGGCGGGCAGACCCGCCTCGCGCCGCTGCTGCTCGTGTGCACGCACGCGAAGCGCGACCGTTGCTGCGCGGTGAAGGGCCGCCCTCTAGTCAACGAGCTGGAACGGCGCTACCCGTTCAAGAAGACGGGCGACGTCGTGTGGGAGACCTCCCACGTCAAGGGGCACCGTTTCGCGCCCGCGCTACTGCTCATGCCGTGGGGCTACAGCTTTGGCCGCATGAATCTCGAGGCTACCGAGGCGATGCTCGCCGCCGCCATGCGCGCCCAATACTTCGTGCCCGGCAACCGCGGCCGCGGCACGCTCACGCCGCCTGAACAAGCCGCCGAGATCGCCGTTGCCGCGCATCTCCAGCGTGAAGGCGAGGATGTCGCCTACGGGCAACTCACCGTCGATCACGCAGAGGTGGGGGAGGAGACCGCGAGCATTTCGCTTATCGACGCCGCCACCGCCCGCACCTTCACCGCCTCCCTGCGCAAGAAAGAAGCCGCAGGAGTGATTTCCTCCTGCGGCGATGAACCGAAGACCGGTTCGTACTGGGGGGTCGAGTCCGTTACCGGCGCATGA
- a CDS encoding DNA polymerase Y family protein, whose protein sequence is MRVAAVWFPDWPVQAARLDADDRLEEPLAIGAQHRIKVVSHRARALGVRRGMKVRHAQSVCPELTVIDDNPDRDGRMFTALAAGFDDVAASVEVLRPGLVVVDVAAAGAFHGGEGKAVEMLIDAAARRGIDAFAGVADEIATALIAARASAVVPPGGSAEFLARQPLKALVAETSLGADVETVKALGQLGVTTLGELAALPSTAVSTRFGRAGMACHRIASAAPDRRVAPELPAADLSVAITPEDPIDRVDAAAFAARALAASLHGRLAEAGQNCLRLKVKAELADGTVVERIWRTREALTEEATADRVRWQLDGWLTSGGAGTITSLVLEPLELAQPDPVGHLWGGGTGSGGGTGQARRRVAERVQSALGIDAVLQPRFVGGRGVAERIALIPFGERDPESADGKDPAAASWPGAVPPPLPARIGGGVDHPASRITMIDEAALPVGVTAEALLSTTPYALSWGGKHYLVTGWAGPWPVDEGWWSEHPQKVARLQVVGQREDGGAPLAWLLLWSKQKWRVEAMYS, encoded by the coding sequence GTGCGCGTCGCAGCGGTGTGGTTCCCGGACTGGCCGGTGCAGGCCGCGCGGCTGGACGCGGATGACAGGCTGGAGGAGCCGCTGGCCATTGGTGCGCAGCACCGGATCAAGGTTGTCTCGCACCGTGCCCGCGCGCTGGGCGTGCGCCGGGGGATGAAGGTGCGCCACGCGCAGTCGGTGTGTCCAGAGCTGACGGTCATCGACGACAACCCGGACCGCGATGGGCGCATGTTCACTGCGTTGGCTGCGGGCTTCGACGATGTCGCGGCGTCGGTGGAGGTGCTGCGCCCCGGACTCGTCGTCGTGGATGTCGCGGCCGCGGGCGCGTTCCACGGTGGTGAGGGGAAGGCGGTGGAGATGCTCATCGACGCCGCTGCACGCCGCGGCATCGATGCCTTCGCCGGAGTGGCCGACGAGATTGCCACAGCGCTCATCGCCGCGCGTGCGTCCGCCGTGGTCCCTCCGGGCGGGTCAGCCGAATTTCTCGCCCGGCAACCGCTGAAAGCGCTGGTGGCGGAGACCAGTCTGGGCGCGGATGTGGAGACGGTCAAGGCACTGGGCCAGTTGGGCGTGACCACGCTGGGGGAGCTCGCCGCGCTGCCGTCGACGGCGGTGTCCACCCGCTTCGGCCGCGCCGGTATGGCCTGCCACCGGATCGCCAGTGCCGCCCCGGACCGCCGCGTCGCACCGGAACTGCCCGCGGCGGATCTGAGCGTGGCCATTACCCCGGAGGACCCGATCGACAGGGTGGACGCGGCCGCCTTCGCCGCCCGTGCTCTGGCCGCGAGCCTGCATGGGCGTTTGGCTGAGGCAGGGCAGAACTGTTTGCGTCTCAAGGTCAAAGCGGAGCTGGCCGACGGCACCGTGGTCGAACGCATCTGGCGCACCCGGGAGGCGCTGACTGAGGAGGCCACCGCCGACCGTGTGCGCTGGCAGCTGGACGGATGGCTGACTAGTGGAGGGGCCGGCACGATCACCTCGCTGGTGCTGGAACCGCTAGAGCTCGCCCAGCCTGACCCGGTGGGACATTTATGGGGTGGCGGGACGGGTTCCGGCGGCGGGACGGGGCAGGCCCGCCGCCGGGTGGCGGAGCGCGTGCAGTCGGCACTGGGGATCGACGCGGTGCTGCAGCCCCGATTCGTCGGTGGCCGCGGCGTGGCTGAGCGCATCGCGTTGATTCCGTTCGGGGAGCGGGACCCCGAATCCGCCGATGGGAAAGACCCGGCTGCCGCTTCGTGGCCGGGAGCGGTTCCGCCGCCATTGCCGGCGCGGATCGGCGGCGGTGTGGACCACCCGGCATCGAGGATCACCATGATCGACGAAGCCGCGCTTCCCGTCGGCGTCACCGCCGAAGCGCTGCTCAGCACCACTCCGTACGCGTTGAGCTGGGGCGGGAAGCACTACCTGGTCACAGGGTGGGCGGGGCCGTGGCCGGTGGATGAGGGCTGGTGGAGCGAGCACCCGCAGAAAGTCGCGCGCCTACAGGTGGTCGGGCAGCGGGAAGACGGCGGGGCGCCCCTGGCGTGGCTACTGCTGTGGTCGAAGCAGAAGTGGAGGGTGGAGGCGATGTACAGCTAA